The following coding sequences are from one Triticum dicoccoides isolate Atlit2015 ecotype Zavitan chromosome 4A, WEW_v2.0, whole genome shotgun sequence window:
- the LOC119284030 gene encoding sphinganine C4-monooxygenase 1-like — MGHYAWHRCMHLNKFLYQHVHSWHHRVIVPCALGVQYNHPMEGLLLDTVSSVVTFLAPGMSPHVSIFFLTLCTVKGVDDHYGLWLPGNVFHLCFWNNTAYHDAHHLSRAGRYNFWQPFFVTWDKVFGTHMPYVVEHRPQGGLHVRPMEALNYVYIVFQI, encoded by the exons ATGG GGCATTACGCATGGCACCGGTGCATGCACCTCAACAAGTTCCTGTACCAGCACGTCCACTCATGGCACCACCGCGTCATCGTGCCCTGCGCCTTGGGCGTGCAATACAACCACCCTATGGAGGGCCTCCTCCTCGACACCGTCAGCAGCGTGGTCACCTTCCTCGCCCCCGGTATGTCGCCCCACGTCTCCATCTTCTTCTTGACACTCTGCACCGTCAAGGGCGTCGACGACCACTACGGGCTGTGGTTGCCGGGGAACGTGTTCCACCTCTGCTTCTGGAACAATACGGCGTACCACGACGCCCACCATCTATCGCGCGCCGGCAGATACAACTTCTGGCAGCCCTTCTTTGTGACGTGGGACAAGGTGTTTGGGACGCACATGCCCTATGTGGTCGAGCACAGGCCCCAAGGAGGGCTCCATGTGCGTCCCATGGAAGCCCTTAACTATGTATATATTGTTTTTCAGATTTGA